One Helianthus annuus cultivar XRQ/B chromosome 12, HanXRQr2.0-SUNRISE, whole genome shotgun sequence genomic region harbors:
- the LOC110894440 gene encoding acylamino-acid-releasing enzyme, with amino-acid sequence MLLLRYLTNTSLSTYPAFHPQLVLSFPKPPPRSSSPHRSLLRFSSKRLRVCSGMDGSGVSAVKEVAASVEVNMEEEYVSLSKLYKEFTSMSTIDKAWTFKSSSGQGSRTMFSITQPNLLANKRKKLMLSSVISENSNGGVDAEWAPFPIDVTGASLMVPSPSGSKLLVVRNPENDSPTVFEIWGPFQLEKEIRVPQSKHGSVYADGWFQGISWNSDESAIAYVAEEPSVQKPSFSDTAGYKKDAGPNSTDKDLSSWKGQGDWEEDWGEAYSGKRQPALFVININSGDVRAVQGIGRSLSVGQVVWAPTTKGSHEYLIFVGWPSDVRKFGMIYCYNRPCAIYAVKSPSFESEIKDNAVNDDASVINLTQGTSSAFYPRFTPDGKFLVFFSAKTCIDTGAHCATQSIHKTVWNNEGEPSPAKIVDVVPVVMCPDEDGCFPGIYCFNMLSKPWLSDGSTMILSSVWGSAEVILSVNVQSGKVTRITPSNSNHSWSLLTLNGDNILVVCSSLVDVPQIKYGSITKEESKDDIWRWLDVSSPTSESHEKVKSLLSSLQFDILKIPVKNVSENLKKGACKPIEAIYVSSKSKREDCDPMIVILHGGPHSVSLSSFSKTSGFLASIGYSLLIVNYRGSIGYGEEALQSLLGKVGSQDVNDVLTAVDHAVDKGLANPSKITVLGGSHGGFLTTHLIGQAPDKFAAAAARNPVCNLALMVGTSDIPDWCFVEAFGSLGVSSYTEAPSPEHISLFHEKSPIAHISKVKTPTLFLLGAKDLRVPVSNGLQFARALKEKGVVTKVIVFPEDIHPINRPQSDFESFVNIGVWFKKYCK; translated from the exons ATTTTCTAGCAAACGCCTCCGGGTCTGCTCAGGAATGGATGGCTCAGGAGTCAGTGCCGTGAAGGAAGTTGCAGCCAGCGTAGAAGTCAACATGGAAGAAGAATACGTTTCTCTATCTAAATTGTACAAAGAATTCACAAGCATGTCTACCATTGACAAAGCGTGGACCTTCAAGTCATCCAGCG GTCAGGGGTCTCGCACTATGTTTTCAATTACCCAACCGAATCTTTTAGCGAACAAGAGGAAGAAACTAATGTTGTCAAGTGTCATCTCTGAAAATTCAAATGGTGGTGTGGATGCTGAATGGGCACCGTTTCCAATTGACGTTACAGGTGCATCTCTGATGGTTCCCTCCCCATCAGGCTCAAAGCTTCTTGTCGTTAGAAATCCCGAAAATGATTCACCGACTGTCTTTGAAATATGGGGCCCGTTTCAGTTAGAGAAGGAGATTCGTGTTCCTCAGTCCAAACATGGTTCTGTGTATGCAGACGGATG GTTTCAGGGAATCTCATGGAACTCCGATGAAAGTGCAATTGCATATGTTGCAGAGGAACCAAGTGTGCAAAAACCGTCATTTAGCGATACAGCCGGTTACAAAAAAGACGCTGGTCCCAATTCAACCGACAAGGATTTAAGTAGTTGGAAAGGTCAAGGGGACTGGGAGGAGGATTGGGGTGAAGCGTATTCCGGAAAGAGGCAGCCCGCTCTCTTTGTCATCAATATCAACAG tGGAGATGTTCGTGCGGTACAAGGGATTGGGAGGTCACTGAGTGTTGGACAAGTTGTATGGGCTCCAACAACAAAAGGGTCACATGAATATCTGATTTTTGTCGGGTGGCCTTCAGACGTTAGGAAGTTTGGGATGATATATTGCTATAATAGGCCTTGTGCGATATATGCTGTAAAGTCTCCGTCGTTCGAATCGGAAATCAAAGACAATGCTGTAAACGATGATGCATCCGTGATAAATCTGACTCAAGGCACGAGTAGTGCTTTCTACCCACGATTCAC TCCAGATGGAAAGTTTCTTGTGTTTTTTTCTGCGAAAACTTGTATAGACACTGGGGCACATTGTGCTACACAATCTATTCATAAAACTGTGTGGAACAATGAAGGAGAACCAAGCCCTGCCAAGATTGTCGATGTG GTTCCTGTTGTGATGTGTCCGGACGAGGATGGTTGCTTCCCAGGGATCTACTGTTTTAATATGCTTAGTAAACCATGGCTTTCAGATGGATCTACAATGATCTTATCTTCCGTTTGGGGCAGCGCTGAAGTAATACTTTCTGTGAATGTGCAAAg TGGGAAAGTAACAAGAATCACTCCCAGCAATTCAAATCATTCGTGGAGTTTACTTACACTTAATGGCGATAACATCCTTGTTG TATGTAGCAGCCTTGTAGATGTCCCTCAGATCAAATATGGTAGTATAACAAAGGAGGAATCTAAAGATGACATCTGGCGCTGGCTGGACGTTTCAAGCCCCACGTCTGAATCTCACGAGAAA GTTAAATCTTTACTTTCATCTCTTCAATTTGACATTTTGAAGATACCCGTCAAGAATGTCTCCGAGAACCTCAAAAAAG GAGCCTGCAAACCTATCGAAGCAATATATGTATCATCAAAGTCGAAGCGTGAGGATTGTGATCCAATGATTGTAATACTTCATGGAGGCCCTCATTCTGTTTCATTGTCAAGCTTTTCAAAAACCTCAGGGTTTCTTGCCTCAATTGGATACAGCTTGTTAATCGTGAATTACAG AGGTTCAATCGGATATGGTGAGGAGGCATTGCAATCACTTCTGGGCAAAGTTGGATCACAGGATGTAAATGATGTCCTCACAGCCGTTGATCATGCTGTTGACAAGGGGCTTGCAAACCCTTCAAAAATAACCGTGCTTGGTGGGTCCCATGGTGGTTTCTTAACTACACACTTGATTGGCCAG GCGCCAGATAAGTTTGCTGCCGCTGCTGCGAGGAACCCCGTTTGTAATCTTGCTTTGATGGTCGGTACATCAGATATACCCGATTGGTGCTTTGTGGAAGCATTTGGAAGCCTGGGGGTTTCTAGCTATACCGAAGCCCCTTCACCCGAACATATCTCTTTGTTTCATGAAAAATCCCCTATTGCACATATCTCAAAG GTGAAAACTCCTACGCTTTTCCTCTTAGGTGCTAAAGATCTCCGAGTCCCGGTTTCAAACGGATTGCAG TTTGCGCGGGCATTGAAGGAAAAGGGAGTTGTGACAAAAGTGATTGTTTTCCCCGAAGATATACATCCTATTAACAG ACCACAATCAGATTTCGAGAGCTTTGTCAACATAGGAGTTTGGTTCAAGAAGTATTGCAAGTAA